Proteins encoded within one genomic window of Dyadobacter chenhuakuii:
- a CDS encoding response regulator transcription factor: MKVLVVEDEKGLAESIVEYLTREGFICEVANTFWQADEKISLYQYDCTIVDLTLPDGDGFDIVQTLKKIAAATGIIIISARNTLEDKIKGLEIGSDDYMTKPFHLSELNARVKSLIRRRSFGGNNDMIWKEIRVQLQSRKVFIGEKEAILSKKEYDLLLYFLANTDVALTKESIAEHLWGDHMDSYDSLDMVYSHIKNLRKKILERGGKDYIQSIYGIGYKFTAP; this comes from the coding sequence ATGAAAGTATTAGTAGTAGAAGATGAAAAGGGCCTGGCGGAAAGCATTGTTGAATACTTGACGCGCGAAGGATTTATTTGTGAAGTGGCCAATACATTCTGGCAAGCCGATGAGAAAATCAGTTTGTACCAATATGATTGCACGATTGTAGACCTGACATTGCCCGACGGCGACGGCTTTGACATTGTGCAAACACTAAAAAAGATAGCAGCAGCCACCGGCATTATCATTATATCGGCTCGTAACACGCTGGAAGACAAGATCAAAGGGCTGGAAATCGGCTCGGACGATTACATGACCAAGCCATTCCACCTTTCTGAATTGAATGCTAGGGTTAAATCGCTGATCAGGAGGCGGAGTTTTGGCGGGAACAATGATATGATCTGGAAAGAAATCCGCGTGCAGCTACAATCCAGAAAGGTTTTTATTGGGGAAAAGGAGGCGATTTTGTCTAAAAAAGAATACGACCTTTTGCTGTATTTTTTGGCTAATACGGACGTGGCCCTGACCAAAGAATCCATCGCAGAACATCTCTGGGGTGATCATATGGATTCCTATGATTCGCTGGATATGGTTTATTCGCACATCAAAAACCTCCGGAAAAAGATTTTGGAAAGGGGAGGGAAGGACTACATTCAGTCCATTTACGGCATCGGTTATAAATTCACAGCACCTTGA
- a CDS encoding TolC family protein: MFIPSSKRLFQEKRKTPGLVFLLALLMSSAICHAQQVNLQEILQEGTQNYPFLKSKQAEVRGAEMRIKSVKTDYLPTFVVQDQYTFSTNNSVAGSFWGNEGSVISPSGGIRPENIYTGTFGSFTSALIDWRVFNFGKVKANVKTAKAELSRSQADYENEIFQHQVRIVDAYLVLLINQKLVEAQQQNLERALVFKQVTDAAVGSGMRPGVDSSLASAEFAKAQLLLLESQRSKKAQALRLAELTGQLRDSIQVDSMAFYSQLPAANSETDFLKNPALRFSQSQIDASLARSNAVRKSFLPSISILGSGWARGSGVSNKDDSFKTDFGSGVNYQVYNYLFGVSTRWNLTNILRVRNDYKNEQFQVERFKELYQTQKLQLDRQSRDAEMQFRLALDQARLTPVQLNAAQGAFNQAQARYESGLTDLFTLAQSVNALNRAEVDKFVTNGNAWRALLMQAAAAGDLSIFLNQIAQ; this comes from the coding sequence ATGTTCATTCCTAGTTCAAAAAGGCTTTTTCAAGAAAAGCGGAAAACACCCGGCCTGGTTTTCCTGCTCGCCTTACTGATGTCAAGCGCCATATGCCATGCACAGCAAGTGAATTTACAGGAAATATTGCAGGAAGGCACTCAAAACTATCCTTTCCTGAAATCCAAACAGGCCGAAGTGCGCGGTGCAGAAATGCGGATTAAATCTGTCAAAACGGATTATCTCCCCACTTTTGTCGTTCAGGACCAGTATACATTTTCGACCAATAACAGTGTTGCAGGCTCATTCTGGGGCAATGAAGGGAGCGTCATTTCTCCTTCGGGCGGCATTCGTCCGGAAAACATTTATACGGGCACATTCGGCAGTTTCACCAGCGCACTTATAGACTGGCGTGTTTTTAATTTTGGAAAGGTTAAGGCCAATGTAAAAACCGCCAAAGCGGAGTTATCACGCAGCCAGGCCGATTATGAAAATGAGATTTTTCAGCATCAGGTCCGGATCGTGGACGCTTATCTGGTGCTGCTCATTAACCAGAAACTGGTGGAAGCGCAGCAGCAAAATCTCGAAAGAGCATTGGTTTTCAAGCAGGTTACGGATGCTGCGGTCGGCTCGGGCATGCGTCCCGGCGTAGACAGCTCGCTGGCCAGCGCCGAATTTGCCAAAGCTCAATTATTGTTATTAGAAAGTCAGCGTTCTAAAAAAGCGCAAGCACTTCGACTGGCGGAACTCACAGGCCAGCTGCGCGACAGCATTCAGGTCGATAGCATGGCCTTTTACTCCCAATTACCCGCCGCCAATTCCGAAACAGACTTTCTCAAAAACCCCGCTCTGCGTTTTTCTCAAAGCCAGATCGATGCTTCCCTTGCCAGGAGCAACGCCGTCCGCAAATCATTCCTTCCATCAATCTCGATTTTAGGATCGGGTTGGGCTCGTGGTTCGGGTGTTTCCAACAAGGATGATTCTTTCAAAACGGATTTTGGAAGCGGGGTAAATTACCAGGTTTACAATTATCTGTTTGGCGTTTCCACGCGCTGGAACCTCACCAACATTTTGCGGGTGCGTAACGATTACAAAAACGAACAGTTTCAGGTTGAGCGTTTTAAAGAACTTTATCAAACCCAGAAACTGCAACTCGACCGGCAATCGCGCGATGCGGAAATGCAGTTCCGGCTCGCTTTGGATCAGGCGCGTCTCACACCCGTCCAGCTAAATGCAGCGCAAGGCGCTTTTAATCAGGCACAAGCACGCTACGAAAGCGGCCTAACCGACTTATTTACATTGGCGCAAAGTGTAAATGCGCTTAACCGCGCCGAAGTGGACAAATTCGTCACGAATGGAAACGCCTGGCGGGCGCTGCTGATGCAGGCCGCCGCCGCCGGAGACCTGTCCATTTTCCTTAATCAGATCGCCCAATAA
- a CDS encoding efflux RND transporter permease subunit: MYQLIRTALRQPISIVVVVIGILFFSILSIRSIPVDIFPNLDLPTIYVVQPYGGMAPDQMDGFIATRYQDHFLYVSGIRDVDVKTIQGLSLIKLSFYPGTDMAQAAAEVANNVSRAKAYMPEGTVPPQVVRFDASSVPIGQMVFESSSRSLNEIQDFASSRVRPMFSRIEGVSSPPPFGGNQRTIVIRVDPERIRSYHLTPEEIIKSIVTNNQPSPAGNIRMGDKTLMTPVNSLIKQPEDFLNIPIRIGAGPTVFVRDVGTVEDGADVTVSYALINGRRAVYIPVVKKSDASTLDVVNNIRAALPQLRNAVPEDVKISYEFDQSVYVTNSLKSLITEGILGALLTGLMVLLFLRDWRSVIIVIVTIPISILSAVILMNLFGQTINIMTLSGLALAIGVLVDQATVTIENIHQHQEMGKPKEQAIWDACKEIAFPEFLILLAILAVFAPSFVMSGIPRSMFLPLSLAVGFAMIASFLLSQTLVPVLANWLLKDHPHHEAPTLALDQKEIDDVIEEGAHPSLPPKGFEKFKLKYIDFLSGIMRKGKLVVPVYLIGAVALIVGGFFLIGTDILPKANSHQFQMRLRIADGTRVERTEQATLKVLNLIKSEVGKEHVEISSAYVGTVPSSYGTSNIFVFNSGPHEAVLQVSLREDFPVKMDALKEKLRERIGKEIPALKISFEPIELVDKIMSQGASTPIEVSVAAKDVEEAGRFAKKIQKEMQHIAFLRDVEIAQPLEYPVLNVEINRERAGQLGITSTQVARSMVAATSSSRFTDKNLWLDDAKGLAYQVQVQIPEYQMTSVEDIGTIPLKTGVSNPLLADVATFSEKTAPGEYDRAGPNRLVTVTANIHKKDLGAATKAVQTAIKNAGEPPRGVLVELKGQSNLLTETLGSLQVGLVIAIVIMFLLLSATYQSFKLSLVVLSTIPAVVVGSIGLLLITGATLNLQSYMGLIMSVGVSVANAILMVTNAENLRLQLNDSHKAVILAAGSRIRPILMTSIAMIAGMIPMASGMGEGGDQIAPLGQAVIGGLIASTLASLLILPAVFTMVQKKASIQSLSLDPEDPESNFFRKQLQTSLSMNTLKSFLIIGMLSFSIMSCSSEAETTEHKEQKAEKEPAVEMAAVQSLKPAKHLTLPGELKPWNKVSIHPKVKGFVKTVHVDRGTMVLKGQILATLEAPEVLSELSQAKAQLLASEAALHESQTKFQTSSMTYNRLLRTNKTQGAVSLNELDVAKARSITDSSAVAMAQGNVQAARSYMETKSQLAKYLTVTAPFDGIITERNISPGALVGPGESGAKPLFILEDNTKLRLTLAIPENLSNAIPSKGEIAFTVSASPEKQYKGIYARSSRTLSEENRSMMTEFDVDNRSNELKAGMYAQVSLNSARTTNTLFVPTSAVVYSSEQVFVIREKDKKAEWVPVKRGTVVDSLVEVFGDLHAGDPIVKKASEEFRNGEAL, translated from the coding sequence ATGTATCAACTCATTCGAACCGCATTGCGGCAGCCTATATCCATTGTGGTGGTGGTGATCGGAATTTTGTTTTTCTCCATTCTCTCCATCCGCAGCATTCCCGTCGATATTTTTCCAAACCTGGATTTGCCCACCATTTACGTGGTGCAGCCTTACGGCGGCATGGCGCCCGACCAGATGGACGGCTTTATCGCTACGCGTTACCAGGATCACTTTCTGTACGTTTCCGGCATCCGGGATGTGGATGTGAAAACGATTCAGGGGCTTTCTCTGATCAAATTATCATTCTATCCGGGCACGGATATGGCGCAGGCGGCGGCGGAAGTTGCCAACAATGTTTCGCGGGCAAAAGCATACATGCCCGAAGGAACCGTTCCCCCGCAAGTCGTGCGTTTTGACGCCAGTTCTGTCCCCATCGGACAAATGGTTTTCGAAAGCTCATCCCGCTCATTGAACGAAATACAGGATTTTGCCTCGTCCCGGGTGCGGCCCATGTTCAGCCGCATTGAAGGCGTTTCCAGCCCGCCGCCATTTGGCGGAAACCAGCGCACGATCGTAATCCGCGTTGATCCTGAGCGCATTCGGAGTTATCATTTAACGCCGGAAGAGATTATTAAATCCATTGTCACTAATAACCAACCTTCTCCTGCGGGTAACATCCGCATGGGCGACAAAACATTGATGACGCCGGTCAACTCGCTCATTAAGCAACCCGAGGACTTCCTGAACATTCCCATCCGCATCGGCGCCGGACCGACCGTTTTCGTGCGCGACGTAGGAACCGTAGAAGATGGCGCCGATGTGACGGTAAGTTATGCATTGATCAATGGCCGCCGTGCGGTCTATATCCCGGTTGTAAAAAAATCGGATGCTTCAACATTGGATGTGGTGAACAACATTCGCGCCGCTTTGCCGCAATTACGCAATGCGGTTCCCGAGGACGTGAAGATTTCCTATGAATTTGACCAATCCGTTTATGTGACCAATTCTTTGAAAAGCTTGATTACCGAAGGGATTTTAGGTGCCTTACTGACGGGTCTGATGGTGCTTTTATTCCTGAGGGACTGGCGGAGTGTGATCATCGTAATTGTCACGATCCCCATCTCGATTTTGTCCGCTGTGATTTTGATGAATCTGTTTGGTCAAACAATCAACATTATGACATTGAGCGGGTTAGCATTGGCGATCGGCGTCTTGGTGGATCAGGCAACGGTGACGATTGAGAACATTCACCAGCACCAGGAAATGGGTAAGCCCAAGGAACAGGCGATTTGGGATGCTTGTAAGGAGATTGCTTTTCCTGAATTCCTCATTCTGTTAGCTATTCTGGCCGTTTTTGCTCCGTCGTTTGTCATGAGCGGCATTCCGAGATCCATGTTTTTGCCGCTTTCGCTCGCAGTTGGTTTTGCGATGATCGCTTCATTTTTGTTATCCCAAACATTGGTTCCGGTCTTGGCCAACTGGCTTTTGAAAGATCACCCGCATCATGAAGCGCCTACATTGGCTCTTGATCAAAAAGAAATTGACGATGTGATCGAAGAAGGTGCGCATCCATCGTTGCCGCCAAAAGGTTTTGAAAAATTTAAATTGAAATACATTGATTTCCTCAGCGGCATCATGCGCAAAGGAAAGCTGGTGGTTCCCGTTTATCTGATCGGAGCAGTGGCATTGATCGTCGGCGGATTTTTCCTGATCGGGACGGATATCTTACCAAAAGCAAACAGCCATCAATTCCAGATGCGCCTGCGCATTGCAGACGGAACGCGCGTGGAGCGCACCGAGCAGGCGACATTGAAGGTTTTGAATTTAATCAAATCGGAAGTGGGCAAAGAGCATGTGGAGATTTCCTCGGCATATGTCGGCACGGTCCCTTCCAGCTATGGAACTTCCAACATTTTTGTGTTCAACAGCGGGCCGCACGAGGCCGTTTTGCAGGTATCGCTGCGGGAAGATTTTCCTGTTAAAATGGATGCATTGAAGGAAAAACTGCGTGAACGCATTGGAAAAGAAATCCCTGCATTGAAAATTTCATTCGAACCCATTGAGCTTGTCGACAAGATCATGAGCCAGGGAGCCTCGACGCCGATTGAGGTTAGCGTTGCTGCGAAGGACGTTGAAGAAGCAGGAAGATTTGCCAAGAAAATTCAAAAGGAAATGCAACACATTGCATTCCTGAGGGACGTTGAAATTGCTCAGCCACTCGAATATCCGGTGCTGAATGTGGAAATCAACCGTGAAAGAGCGGGTCAGCTGGGCATAACCTCCACCCAGGTCGCCAGATCCATGGTTGCAGCCACCTCATCCAGCCGTTTTACAGACAAAAATCTGTGGCTGGACGATGCAAAGGGATTGGCTTATCAAGTCCAGGTTCAAATCCCTGAATATCAGATGACCTCTGTTGAAGACATTGGAACAATCCCTTTGAAAACCGGCGTCAGCAACCCCCTATTAGCAGACGTTGCCACTTTTTCAGAAAAAACAGCCCCCGGCGAATACGACCGCGCCGGCCCGAACCGTCTGGTAACGGTCACAGCGAACATTCACAAAAAAGATTTGGGCGCGGCCACAAAAGCAGTGCAAACGGCCATTAAGAATGCGGGAGAGCCTCCGCGTGGTGTTTTGGTTGAACTAAAAGGACAATCTAACCTGCTCACCGAGACATTAGGCAGCTTGCAAGTGGGCCTTGTCATCGCGATTGTGATCATGTTCCTGTTGCTTTCGGCAACTTACCAATCCTTCAAATTATCATTAGTCGTGCTTTCAACGATCCCTGCGGTAGTTGTTGGGTCCATTGGGCTGCTGCTCATCACCGGCGCCACATTGAATCTCCAATCTTATATGGGCTTGATTATGTCTGTCGGCGTCTCCGTGGCGAATGCAATTTTAATGGTGACCAATGCCGAAAACCTGCGTTTGCAGCTCAATGACTCGCATAAGGCAGTGATTTTAGCTGCCGGAAGCAGGATACGGCCCATTCTGATGACCAGCATCGCGATGATCGCCGGAATGATCCCGATGGCCTCCGGCATGGGCGAAGGCGGCGACCAGATCGCACCGCTCGGACAAGCTGTAATCGGAGGACTTATCGCATCTACATTGGCATCGCTGCTCATTCTTCCGGCCGTTTTCACAATGGTCCAGAAAAAAGCATCCATTCAATCATTATCACTCGATCCGGAAGATCCGGAAAGCAATTTTTTCCGCAAACAACTTCAAACTTCCCTTTCTATGAACACCTTGAAATCGTTTTTAATTATTGGAATGCTGTCTTTTAGCATTATGTCGTGCAGTTCGGAGGCCGAAACGACGGAGCATAAAGAGCAAAAAGCAGAGAAGGAACCTGCGGTGGAAATGGCCGCCGTGCAAAGCCTGAAACCCGCTAAACACCTGACATTACCCGGCGAATTGAAGCCCTGGAACAAGGTCAGCATTCATCCGAAAGTAAAGGGTTTTGTAAAAACGGTTCATGTGGATCGCGGAACAATGGTGCTTAAAGGGCAGATCCTGGCAACGCTCGAAGCGCCGGAAGTGTTGTCGGAACTAAGCCAGGCCAAAGCGCAGCTGCTCGCTTCCGAAGCGGCGTTACACGAAAGTCAGACCAAATTCCAGACCAGTTCCATGACCTATAACCGCCTTTTGCGCACCAACAAAACCCAGGGCGCCGTTTCACTCAACGAACTGGATGTTGCCAAAGCACGCTCCATCACCGACAGCTCGGCAGTGGCTATGGCCCAGGGAAATGTGCAAGCCGCGCGCTCTTATATGGAAACAAAATCACAACTAGCTAAATATCTGACCGTTACAGCGCCCTTCGACGGCATCATTACAGAGCGGAACATCAGCCCGGGTGCATTGGTAGGACCAGGCGAAAGCGGCGCAAAACCGTTATTCATCCTGGAAGACAACACAAAATTGCGCTTAACCCTGGCGATCCCTGAA
- a CDS encoding sensor histidine kinase translates to MKLLQKTSRIYLFASLAIYIAVGIAFFWSIKYMIYDEVENRLKVEKRDFEAYVEEHDEWLEDAYFVENKIEVSPTRGSISDEVIFKDTLILNRYEGTLDPFRQLTFYASIDGEPHRVVIRKSMIQSYKLIEAISAIMIAFLGVLMVGMFFFQRRLSGKIWQPFYESLANIKDFDWTKSKKLELPKSEITEFNELEDVMVKMASKMQHDYKSLKEFTENASHEMQTPLALINARVEQFIQTGDLDKDHTYWIEEIYHASRRISRINQGLLLLAKIENQQFTEQENTNLTDLLKAKLGDFEDIISHKQLRVDIDAEGEFITLMSPALAEIMIVNLINNAIRHNYVNGTLEIRSGNHHLQVSNTGNALKTDPESLFDRFKKESSGSESVGLGLAIVKQICDNYNLKVTYQNQESIHKIRIESQ, encoded by the coding sequence TTGAAATTACTTCAGAAAACAAGTAGAATTTACCTTTTCGCATCGCTGGCTATCTACATTGCGGTGGGCATCGCGTTTTTCTGGAGTATCAAATATATGATTTACGACGAGGTGGAAAATCGGCTCAAAGTTGAGAAACGCGATTTTGAGGCTTATGTGGAGGAGCACGACGAGTGGTTGGAGGATGCGTATTTTGTAGAAAATAAAATCGAAGTCAGCCCCACGCGCGGCAGCATTTCTGACGAGGTGATTTTTAAAGACACATTGATTCTGAACCGATATGAAGGAACCCTTGATCCGTTTAGGCAGCTGACTTTCTACGCCTCCATAGACGGTGAGCCGCACCGGGTTGTGATCAGGAAGTCGATGATCCAGTCTTACAAGCTTATTGAGGCTATTTCGGCGATTATGATTGCTTTTCTGGGCGTGCTGATGGTAGGAATGTTCTTTTTCCAGCGACGGCTTTCGGGAAAAATCTGGCAACCGTTTTACGAATCGCTGGCCAACATTAAGGATTTTGATTGGACCAAAAGTAAAAAGTTGGAGCTTCCGAAAAGTGAAATTACGGAGTTCAATGAGCTGGAAGATGTGATGGTAAAAATGGCCTCCAAAATGCAGCACGATTACAAGAGCCTCAAAGAATTTACCGAGAATGCGTCCCACGAGATGCAAACGCCGCTCGCGCTTATTAATGCACGCGTGGAGCAGTTTATCCAAACGGGTGATCTGGACAAAGATCATACTTACTGGATTGAAGAGATTTATCACGCTTCCCGCAGAATTTCCCGGATTAATCAAGGCTTGCTATTATTAGCAAAGATTGAAAATCAGCAGTTTACAGAGCAGGAAAACACCAATCTGACCGATTTGCTAAAAGCGAAACTCGGCGATTTTGAAGACATCATTTCACATAAACAACTCCGCGTGGATATTGATGCTGAGGGAGAATTTATCACATTAATGTCTCCCGCATTGGCAGAAATCATGATCGTTAACCTGATCAACAATGCTATCCGCCATAATTACGTGAACGGAACATTAGAGATCAGATCCGGAAACCATCATTTGCAGGTAAGCAACACCGGTAATGCATTAAAAACTGACCCTGAAAGCTTGTTTGACCGCTTCAAAAAGGAATCCTCCGGCAGCGAATCGGTGGGATTGGGCTTGGCAATCGTGAAGCAGATTTGTGATAATTATAATTTAAAAGTCACCTATCAAAATCAAGAATCAATCCACAAAATCCGCATAGAATCCCAATAA